The genomic segment GATCAAAATTGTCCCAGATACCGTCTCCGAACCTGGTGTTTATGCAGTTGTTAGTTGCACCGAACTTGTTCTCATGTAATCTATCTATTAACGAATACAGGCTAGAGATCAATGGATTCCAAAGAAATGGATTGATAGCTTTCCCTAACTCGGAAACATCGGATAGTAGATGCATACCATCTATGGTCTCCAAATTGAAAATGAAGTTTGAGACTGCATAAAATCCAAGCAAATTTGCATATAATGGTAAAAATGCATCCTTATGGTTACCTACACCACCTATCCAATCAACTCCGAGTTTCCCGATATGGTCCTTGGCAAATGATACCAACTGCTGGAAAAATCTCGATCTCCAATCAAGTAGATAATTCCTGACCTCTTCATTATCGAACAATTTACCTGCCCATGATTTTGTAATCGGAAGCTTCTCCAAGTGGGAACAACATATTTGACTAATCAATAGCTTCTCTTCATGATGATTATCGATTTCCTTGTCAAAAACCCGTCTCACGAGATCACCTTTGGATATTACGTAGTTTCCTGCATCTAGCACCCACCGCAGTAGACAATCAAAGTATACAATCCAGTGGCCGAATATGGAAGAAAGTCGGTCGAAACTCAGTTCAATAACTTTTTCCACCTGTGTTCGAGCCCCACAAGTGTCGGATGTCGTTCCAGAGCTTTTGGGGGGAAGAAACTTCTGGATGTCGGTGGCAGCCCTTTGTCTAATTCCATCATCCTCATCCTCAAGCAGTTTGATACACGTGAACCACATCTCCAGTATTTGATGTGCATATGTACTTACAGCATCTTGGTGTTCGAAACAAGAGAAtgaattttttgaagaaatttgCTGGTCGATCACAGAAGAAGCAATTACCTCAGCTTGCTCCAATAAGCCAGAAGCAAACATAGATTCCGCTGCTGCCTTGCGCATATTCACTGGCTCGGATGAAGAACTACGCTCCTTAATTAGATTGACATAAAAGGTAATGCATTCATAGAAGCAAGCTGATCTTTCCATCTGACCCGATTCATTATATCCAGCAGTCTTCTGCCCCTTATCGGTAAGAATAAAACAACTAAACAGCCTTATAAACTGCCTTACGCATATTGCCAGACAACAAATGAGTATTTCTTGTGTTTTAGCATGTCGAGTGAGCTTGAGCAAGGATATCAGCCTATCCCAAAGCTGTAATACAGAATCATAATCCAAGGCACCAACATAAAGGGTTCCATCACTCTTTTCTTCACTTTCCTGAAACTTCAGCAAGTTCCAAGTGAAAATAATCCTCAGAATGCGATACATACATCGATGATTCTTCTCCAGTTCCAAGAGCTTCATCAGTGTAGGCTGAAGGTTAGCTTTTGTCCAGTTCTGTATAATTCTGGTGTCACTGCTGGACAGATAATTTATCTCATTGTCAGGTCTAGACTTGAGGAACTTATGCAGCCACTTCAAAGTTACTAGTCGAACTTCATATGATGAATCTGAGAAAGAGCGAATCAACCTTACCAGGAATCCAGAATTTTCCACTTCATGGGTTTGAAACAACATCGAATTCAATGGAGATCTTTTTGGAATCTGGAAAACCTCTTCACCAACTTCATCAGATGGTTGAAATAAACAACTAAAATAAGATGAAGCAGCTTGTTGACGAAGTTCAGCTATCGTTGGATCATAATATTGAAATCCATAAGAAGCTTCTACATCTAAGCACTCTGTGGATAATTCCAAAAGTAGATTTCGGATGGCAAACAAATTTTTGCTCAAATGACATGATTTCGCAACACTAAGCATGTGATCCAGCACTTGCAGGAAAGTGCAATTAAGGAGGGGGCAAGGGCATCTTTTGGGGCTAGCAAACCACGAACACATTGCAAGAACTTTCATCAAGTCACCAAGAATCTGATCTTTCCTCGAGAAATCAgcaagatttctacaatttaCATGGACAAGAGAACCTAATTGCAATAGAAGTCCATGAATTAAATTATAGGAAACATGGTGAGCTCCATTGGCTGGATATAACGGGATTGATGCTACAGGAGATGCAGTAATTTGATTCTCTGCTTGAGGCAATTCAGAAGCAATATTAAGGAGAACAGTTGGCAATTTCTCGTTAGATACCAGCCCTGTCAAAGCTCGCGACGCAAGAATACGAACTCGCAGGTTACTTTGGGTTGAGCACTTCATAATGAAAGGCATAAAAAGGAAAGGATCCAAGTCATCCCCAGTCTCACTTGCAATCGGTGAAGGCTTGAGCCTGGATAAAAGAATCAGCATAGGGCACAAACTTGGATGCACAGCTTTTGCCAGGTTGGATTCAGTTTGCCCCAACAATGCATCACCAAGCAACTCAGTTGCAATTTTCAGTTCATTGAATACAAATGGGTGCAGCGAAGGATACCTTCAAGATAAGATTTAATAAATAGTTAGTCAAGAAAATGTTGTAGTTTTCATGCACAAATAGCATAAAATGCAGTTCCAGCTTCTGATATACATCATTTTAAACTTTATACCAGGCTTACACAGTTATCCATGTAAGAAATATGCAAAATGAAAGAAACAGTAGTTGAGAACATTTACCTGTGGAAAAATTCAAGCCCAGTTAATGCACGTCGAGCAGATTCTCGTTTATGAACATTAAGGAAGCCAATCATCCGGCGTACCAAGGAAGTGTATGCCAGACAAGCACTGTTCCGGATCTCCCAGTATGGTGAAGAGAATGAGCGAATTGAAACAATCAAAGCCTCGGCAGCAAAACCAGAAGTATCAGAAGCAAGATTAGTGTCATTGAAAGCAGCTCTAAGGACATTAAAGGCATGCACTGTTGGAACTACACCTTCATCTCTGATCTTTGAGGTTTTTTCAGTCGCGATTGTCTCAGTTACCAGTGTTGAATCAGTCTCTTGGCCAGACTTGGTTGATGAAACCTGGCACGAGACGTTTGTGCAATTGGTTTCAGATGGACTCAACAAAGACCCTTTAGCTACATCTATAAGCCACCTAAGTGCTCGCAGGAGGAGCTTCTTTGGAGCACCTTCTGGTTCTGCAAGGAAAAGAGCAGTGAATGCTGCAGGTATACCAGCACTTCTTCGTAGCAAATCATCGACTGTTTGTCCTTTTGCTACTGTTCTATCCATAAGCTGCCCCATCCAAGATTCTGTTAGCTTACATAGCCTGCAAAAGAAAGGCCCCATTAAATGGATATGCAACATATATTCTTTGAACTCATGAATAATGTTTCAGTATACGACTAGGAAATATCTAATGCAGGTTCTTTGTTAGACAATGCTGAAGTAGTTATTCGAAAAACATTGGAATACTTGAATAAGCATAATGAATTTTTGTCTCTatccctctcttttcttttccttttttttttcaaaaacataaagatatAACAAGCAGAGTATGCAGATACATAAGTCTTCCCTTCGCCCAAAGTCCCACATGGCAAGATTTGATACTGGTTTAGCAGCTAAAGGCGATGGCAAAGAAGCAACTTACATTGGGTCATTTGAACAAAGCAGACGATTGCAAAGGGCTGTAAAACCTGCTCTTGTCTTATCAATTGCACCATTATGTTTCATCTTCAAAAGAACTTCCAAGAAATGGTTCCCGATCTTCTCCAATTGTTTTAGATCAAGCATTCCTTCAGA from the Gossypium hirsutum isolate 1008001.06 chromosome D09, Gossypium_hirsutum_v2.1, whole genome shotgun sequence genome contains:
- the LOC107892393 gene encoding thyroid adenoma-associated protein homolog isoform X4; its protein translation is MLANLTVASENYNPLPEDMETRMLKIIWNNLEDPLSQTVKQVHLIFDLFLDIQSSLCGAEGSEKIKTFLQKIASDLLRLGSRCKGRYVPLALLTKRFGAKTMLDMSPDLLFEIVQAYSDDDVCCAATSFLKCFLEYLRDECWSNYGIERGYALYRGHCLPPFLHGLASGISKLRSNLNTYALPVLLEVDVDGIFPLLACISIGPTEAENDLLYPDHDCKNMELRVEQKVAVLVSLLKVSRSLALIEGDIDFCDDSMTSNMDDTVEAKSFNPFALVCIKGIKVRILVGWLVLALTHIDESLRVDAAEFLFLSPKTSSLPSRLELSLMREAVPLNMRSSSTGFQMKWTSLFRKFFSRVRTALERQFKQGSWQPHMNNEISELCLCQGNEDNTVSRAEELFNFMRWLSCFLFFSCYPSAPYKRKIMAMELIQIMINVWPVLPSSQESSASMSPESCLYPYSVGITSPESTFLLVGSIIDSWDRLRESSFRILLHFPTPLPGISSDEMVQKVITWAKKLVCSPRVRESDAGALTLRLIFRKYVVDLGWRVRVSVSVVCSHSQNSPLNGDYHKCPAIHPVMEYVKLLIHWLDVAVEEGEKDLAEACKNSFVHGVLLALRYTFEELDWNSDAVLCSISDMRHALEKLLELVVRITSMALWVVSADAWYLPEDIDDMVDADAFLLDGPDEMDAALPSIEQEDKCTKSIRDARPSDQVVMVGCWLAMKELSLLLGTIIRKIPLPSYSCSGSIESGHPSYDSIDASVTAISEGMLDLKQLEKIGNHFLEVLLKMKHNGAIDKTRAGFTALCNRLLCSNDPMLCKLTESWMGQLMDRTVAKGQTVDDLLRRSAGIPAAFTALFLAEPEGAPKKLLLRALRWLIDVAKGSLLSPSETNCTNVSCQVSSTKSGQETDSTLVTETIATEKTSKIRDEGVVPTVHAFNVLRAAFNDTNLASDTSGFAAEALIVSIRSFSSPYWEIRNSACLAYTSLVRRMIGFLNVHKRESARRALTGLEFFHRYPSLHPFVFNELKIATELLGDALLGQTESNLAKAVHPSLCPMLILLSRLKPSPIASETGDDLDPFLFMPFIMKCSTQSNLRVRILASRALTGLVSNEKLPTVLLNIASELPQAENQITASPVASIPLYPANGAHHVSYNLIHGLLLQLGSLVHVNCRNLADFSRKDQILGDLMKVLAMCSWFASPKRCPCPLLNCTFLQVLDHMLSVAKSCHLSKNLFAIRNLLLELSTECLDVEASYGFQYYDPTIAELRQQAASSYFSCLFQPSDEVGEEVFQIPKRSPLNSMLFQTHEVENSGFLVRLIRSFSDSSYEVRLVTLKWLHKFLKSRPDNEINYLSSSDTRIIQNWTKANLQPTLMKLLELEKNHRCMYRILRIIFTWNLLKFQESEEKSDGTLYVGALDYDSVLQLWDRLISLLKLTRHAKTQEILICCLAICVRQFIRLFSCFILTDKGQKTAGYNESGQMERSACFYECITFYVNLIKERSSSSEPVNMRKAAAESMFASGLLEQAEVIASSVIDQQISSKNSFSCFEHQDAVSTYAHQILEMWFTCIKLLEDEDDGIRQRAATDIQKFLPPKSSGTTSDTCGARTQVEKVIELSFDRLSSIFGHWIVYFDCLLRWVLDAGNYVISKGDLVRRVFDKEIDNHHEEKLLISQICCSHLEKLPITKSWAGKLFDNEEVRNYLLDWRSRFFQQLVSFAKDHIGKLGVDWIGGVGNHKDAFLPLYANLLGFYAVSNFIFNLETIDGMHLLSDVSELGKAINPFLWNPLISSLYSLIDRLHENKFGATNNCINTRFGDGIWDNFDPYFLLR